The genomic window TCTTGCATGGTCTagtgaccaaaaaaaataatatatttggtgTCATCGCGTAAagggagaaagaaaagaactgGAAATGCATaggaaaattaaattaaattatgaatGAAAATCGCAACGACTCAAATTTTGACAACTAGTAATAAAATTTTGACAACTAATAAAATAAGTACACatcacttaattattaaaaaaataaacaaaaaattgtttctccATCTTCAACCTCCCTCTCTTCACTCCATGGTCTCTCCCAACCAACCCACCCACCAATCTTCATTGATTTTGTTTCAGATCAGAACTGCAGTGTGATTTTAATTGGATTGTTAGGCTGAGTTTTATTCTTGAAACGAAGATAAAACCTCTTATTTGATTAGGTACTGATTTTGACTTTATTTACTAAATGTAATTTTGGTCACGAGACCATGGAAGATTATCTCCAGTTAAATGACAGCATAGAATTCATTTTTCATTAGTGAAAAAAATGTCATGTCAACAACAAAGGGTATAGCTAATAATTTGTGTCAGGCCGCGACGAAATAAATTTGTCACAAATTCCGTCTCATATGTATTGGGAATGGAATGATGGCTTACACCACTACGATAGGAGCTATTCCACCAAGATCAAATGAGGGCCGGCCAATTGAATTGGTTTCAAGAGCCTTCCACTAGTTTTTGGTGACTTTAACTTCAAATCCGATTCAAATTCCGTCCCATATATAAATTGGCACAGAAATTTGAACCGTTGTGCAACGGAAAATTTCGTCCCAGCTCATTTTTTTCTAGCAGTATAATAAGCAGAAAAGTGAAATAAACAAAActcaataattataaataatctatcgaacattttttttttctttcaattattaaaaatagaaaacagtTTTTAAAAACTGTTCTTTATGTCTCATAATTAAATGTGTATAATAAAACACAATCCGGATGAGTATATGTCTACCATTTTCACAAAATAGTATACAACAATCAATGTCACCCACAAAAGGCTATTATTCTATATCacaaaataattgtaaattcaTTAAATATGAGCTGCACTTCATGCAGTGCCCTTTTGGACTACTGGCAATCCATTCCATGTAACTTTGGTGTCAACAAAAACTATGGAacatcaaaatttcaaatttcaaccaGAACAGATCAAGAACATATAATACTCGGGTTGCTTACGAGTTTCTTTCAGCTCCATGCCGCAGAAAAAGAGATTTCCAACGTAACTTTTTCCGTTGGTAAACCTCACAGTAAAACTCCAGATAATAATAGTACAACAGGGGTAtaaatttaaatccaataaGGTTCCACAAGAGAGTAAGGGCAATTTGCACCTTGTAAAGAAGTCCTTTTCTGtgtcattttcttcttttactTTTACGAGGGGTCAAAAGAATGGAGTTTATATTAGCTATTGGGATCTCAGGATTTGATTTTTGCTTCTCGTATTGTTCGAGAATAATACTACAATCGTTCATGACCTTTCCATCTATAAGACCAAAATTGTATAATTTGAGCCTGAACATTCTCCAAAACctgcaaaaaaaattgcagatatttatatccaaaaaaatataagaatgtAATGTGTCATTGTGACTAAATGAAGCCACAAAAAAGTTCTACAATGGGATAAAATATTGAATGTTGAAAGACAGACCATAAGTCCATGTTGTCATGATTATGTTTGTTTGGTTAAGGAAAACAAGTTAGGCATGAATTTCTAAATGGGAGCACTCTTGATGCTAGTTTTTTGGATAGAAGGTTAGATGCTAGTTACCAAGATAATTCACGGGATTTAACAAGCTCAGCGCCATGCAATATTGAGAAAGCCTTACATGCCCAACGAACGTGAGAATCTACCAGCACACTGCAACAAGAAGAAAATAATTCGAAATTTCAATATAGAAAGGAAATTTAAGAAAGGACAAGCATATCACCTTTCTAAAGCTCAAAGGTGCATTCGGTATAAAGTATTTTTTGTTAGTGAATGACTTGAgccaaaatgaaaataacttacCGTTGCTTCCGTATAAATGAGTTCCACATGAACATGAATTCCTTCTCTTCTTTGCTAACATCATGAAGATTAAGCCTCTGCAAGGTATCAGTGTGTATCAATATTCTTCAAGAAATAAGCATGAATaattataaaaagtaaaacaGCTGCAGCCCGCAGGGAGTTGTTTGGGTGCTTTAGAGAACACCATGTACCTTCTCTCTAttctcttattttaattcattacTAATAAGTTTCGATGGAGCACATTGCAAGTTTTCACTTCACAGTTAAGCTTGTCTAATTTTAAGATCACATGCCAGTTGAAATGATTTCTACATGACCTAGACATGTTGTTTCTATACTACCTCGTTGTGAGTTTTCGCTCACTACTTCACAGAATTTGTGAGATTTGaaaccataaataaataatgtaaaaagaaatggtgaaatatatatattaaaaaagatCAGTTTTTTTAAGGGATTCGTTTTGCTGGAGACTGTTCACAGaactactaaaaaataaaaattcggTTTAAAATCTAGTCATTTTTGGTGCAGTTCAATTCGGTTCAGTTTATTGAACTGTTTTGACCACTCCAGTCAGGGGGCGGAGTTGGTAATGCATTGTCTTGCTGATGATGGTTTGAAGAATTAGGAACTGTCAAGGGTTTGTGGAATTGGGTTGTGTGAAACCCAATTTGATGGACACCATTGGGGAGAAATGtcaaaaatcagaaaaaatttacatatggTTTTTTGGGTGCCAAGGAAAAGTTGAGAGAAGGTGAGGGGCTAATAAGGAAAAAGGTCAAAGACCTTAAGGATCTATTCATCAAGAACATTGCCTATGATGCTTTTATGTAGTGGTATTGCTAGTTATCtatgatggaaaaaaaaaagtaaaaaaataatacgaaGTGAAGAGCCCCAAGTCCATGTAACGATGCGAATGTGAAAAGTGAACGAAATATGTGTATGACATATACAATGGATGGTATTGAATGTGAAAacataaatagacaaaaatttgGGTTATTATGAGATCAAAAAAGTTATTTGTTTCacttcaattttcattttttccccCTCCCTAAACTCTATCTCTATAATTTATAGTGAAATATGGTTTAAAAATGCCAATTGTTGAGCCTCGTGGTCAACAATAAACCTTCAAAAAGGTAACCAATATATCACTCGTAAGCTCTTGCCAGAAAGTGATTTTTATAAAACTCCACAAGAGTTTTGTTGTTCAATAAGAGATATAGTTAGTGAGAATAGACATGCAAAAAATCAAAACAGAATATCACATATAAATTGTACATACCATTCGCTCTTCAATGTCTTCAACTTCAGGATCAATTTCATTCTCGCTATCATAATCTGATAGAACTTCGCCAATTGACATTTCCTTTAAGCAAAAAACAGAGAAAAGTGAGAAGAGAATATCAGAAATATGATAGCAAAGGTAAGTAGTCAACATTCTCGACAAAACAAAACTGGACttctaaaaaaacaattaaaggACTCAATATTCAGCATAAAAGAATGTTATTCAGTTTTGGAGCAACCACAGCTGATAACAACAAACACGAAGCCTTATCTCACTAGGTGGGGTTGGCTCCATCGACCAAACAACGCCATAATGTTCTATAATATGTCATATCTTTATCTAAACCATCGACTTCTAGGTCTTTCTTAATAGTTTTTATCGGTGTACCTTTGCCTATAGCAATTGAGCTACCATTCATCTGATTTACTCTCCGTACTTCAGAATCTACAGGTCTCCTTCACACATGCCCAAACCACCTAAGTCTAGAATAGATTCAACCATCTTTTCTACAATAGATGCTACCCCGACGCTCTCTCTAATACAATTATACCTAATCATATCCCATCTAGTATTCCCAGACATCTAGCATAGGATTCTCATCTCAGCTACACTAAGCTTACAATTTGTCAATAAAACTTTTCCTTTAGCTTGAGTGGTACCTTATCACATAAAACCTGAGGCTTTCATGTATTTCAGTCTTCCTGCTTGAATCTGATGGTCTACATCTCAATGGGAAGGATTGAGTTTAGGCCGTTCAATGGAGCTcggttcataatttttttaagtttctATTAACATGCAAAGAAAATCAAAGTGCAGGAAAAACTCATCACCTGGGCTTTGTGAGAATGATAAAACTTTCGACCAACCAACCGGGCTTTGCTGAAATGAATTGGAAAGAACTATGTCAAATCATTGTCCACGAAGTCATTGTACTTAAATAATCACACGTAGATAAGGATAAATGACAATTTATTTCAACACTACCTATAAACTTAAATAATCACACTCATCTAGgtatcacatgaaaaatatttgttcgAATATATCAATATTTGTTTCCTTGTTTAATTAGGATTAAGAGCCTAGAATCAGGATAAATAATGACTAGTGCTTTTCGCTTGTAATAACATCCAACATATCAGTCAAATCATTTatcttatataattttaatattctgAGCATTCCTTTTCCTCCCTTTATATCTAAAAAAGACTAAACCCTATAAATGTCAAATATTTGTAATTTGTAAGGACATCAACCATACTTGACCTATAAATATAGCAATGCTGAATTTGTTAATAGAGTGAAAAAAGTAAAGTCCATGCATTGTCAACAAACTTTTTAATTGGCATACACTTGTGTTTAAAAGTTAACAAAACCCAAATCAACACCCCGTCAGCCACATATAAATGTACATTTTGACAACCTGCTACATTCAAGGGCTTTGTGTATTATCCCATGCTAGTGTTGCTCAAAAGGaagatatatttatttgacAATCAGGTGAAAAGTGAATTATGCTTGGAGCAAAGTTTTGCAAGATGGAATTAATTTTGCTTGGAAGACTGTATTTCATTTCAGCAACATTTTAGCATTGTAATTACCATACTAATTATGCATCTAAGTTCCAAGAATCTAAGAAACTGTTTTTGTTTCCGAAGGATTGAAAAATGATCAAGGACCTACCTTTGGTCGTCTAACTTCGCTGCATTGTCAGCCTGTGGCACTGCAGGAGTCACATAGTCATGCTCAGATATTGGTGGGACACAATCTGGATCAGGATTGGATACAACATTTTCATTTGCAACTCCTGCAATATCATAGCAATATGTGATACACTCCTTACACTGCACCAATATTGCTCAAACTCAACTACTATCCCATCTGAAGTATGATCAGAATGAGTATTTGGAACAAGAAGTCATGCTCAACACATATTAACAAATAGATCATAAGAGAAAAAGGATTAGCAAACTTCTATGAAGGGAAAATATATTCCAACTTTGAGTTGGTAACAGCTAAGATATGTCATGATTTATTGCAAAAGTGAGTACCGGATATAAAAGAATCAACAAACAGAGGAGAACCATTCAAGGAAGACATTTCTTAATGTTTGAgttggacctaactcaaccATACAAATGTAGAATGTAAGGTGAGGGATGTTTCCCACTTATCTGCACATATTCAGACTATATCTCATATAATGTGGGAATCTCAACATATCTCATATAATGTGGGAATCTCAACAGTTTTAAAGGAGAATGAGAATGCTATGATACCATCTTGGAAAACAATAATTTATCAAGAAAAACCCACCTATGTTATATCCTTAGCCTTCTGCTGTTATGCAGATACAAAATTTGCAGATAACTATATATTCCCCTTCAGCAAGTTTTGGAAAATATTAAATAGCCTTATTTTTCTTCCATATTTGGACACTGTTATTAACTTTTAGATGGAGAAGAGGTCCCCAAAATTTGACATTCCAACAACTACACTTCAATCATTTTGAATTCTGACTCAATTCTGTCCAACTTCGCTAGCAGTGTAGCACTATGCATAAGCTTTTAAGAACATAAATTCAACAACTAAAATACCTGATATAGTTGCAGAATTTCCATCAGCCTTCTTCAAAAACTCAATATCTCCTAAAGGAGTTTCAGACTCTAAGAATATTTGGTCTGCATCCGTAGCTATGGCCGGTGGGTCCGCATCAATAGCTAAGACCGGTGGGTCTGCATCCTTAGCTAAGAGTGGTGGGTCCGCATCAATAGCTAACACCGGTTGGTCTGCATCCTTAACCAAGACCGGTGGGTCCGCATCCATAGCCAAGACTGGTGGGTCTGCATCAATAGGTAAGATTGGTTGGTCCGCATCAATAGCTAAGACCGGTGGGTCCATATCAATAGCTAAGATTGGTGGGTCTGCATCAATAGCTAAGACCGGTGGGTCTGCATCAATAGTTAAGTTCGGTGGGTATGTATCATTAGCTAAGACCGGTGGGCCTACATCCATAGCTAAAACCAGTGGGTCTGCATCCATAGCAAAGACCGGCGGGTCAGCATCCATAGCAAAGACCGGCGGGTCAACATCCATAGCAAAGACCGGTGGGTCAGCATTATTAGCTAAGGCCGGTGATTCAGCACCCTGGTACTCTTCAAAACATGCAACTTCTGGACTTGTGTGCTTGTATCGCTTGCAACTGCATATAGACATTATCAATTGACCATTTTACTTCATAAACAGTTATATGAAAGTTTATGGGGACGCGAAAATTTCATAACAGGGTAGGAGATAAATAGCTCACCGAAGGTAAAAAGTTTGCAATCTTGGATCAACATCATCTCCAATAATCTGGAGGGAAATAGATCAATAAGTTTCTGGAGAAAACACAAAATTCTAAATGCATTCATACAGTTTTGTTAAGCTACTTAGAAGTTTCTAGACAGATGTTCCATGCAAGATTAATCTGGTGCAAAGGAAATCAATCATCCTACATGATTGAGCTACTGTGTATCAGAGCAACAGTGTTGTAGCTATTGAACATCATCTCTTATACAGACTACAGAGCAACACAAATGTCAAGGCAGCAGACTAGAGACCTGAAATATCAAGTTGCTAAGCAAGAGCCCAACTCAAGAATGACTTCCATAATGCACATTCCCAGATGAGAAAATCTCCACTAGACATGGACAAAGAGCATGCTTACAATAAAATTACCTtatgatgtttttattttatttaatccttatttaaattttatttttaaggacTAGATGGATAGAAATTTTAAGTAGGGACTGCTTGCAaactttttcatattttaatagATCAAAAACATTTATAAACCAAAGGAAATTTATTAGAATTGGATTAAAACTTCATGATTATGACTTGCATGTTGGTGAGGTTATAACTAACTTTATCCTATCGAAAACTGATATTGCTATTTATCAGAGGAAGTATAACTTTCACTTATAGGGGTCACACTAGTATCGGTGGATATTTAGATGCCGATTGGGCAGGAGATGCAAGTAATAGGC from Trifolium pratense cultivar HEN17-A07 linkage group LG1, ARS_RC_1.1, whole genome shotgun sequence includes these protein-coding regions:
- the LOC123913426 gene encoding polycomb group protein EMBRYONIC FLOWER 2-like, yielding MPGFPVAAGETCNFISTDQQPSPVDASVQLSAEEKAVAEQSLSVYCKPVEFYNILHHRILQRNPFFIPRCLEYRREARRKKRTQMTVMLSWNDEETQNVFPLYIGLARRDPNNVDADYSAVYLLSQIYTFRGSSSIDRNYKIKAEFVLWEVNELAADGSLFLLFFTTEGNSNSSPRVNASLGPSDPTSHESIAEKICLYEKISFQSIYMAWDSSPNFLWGLRAEVMTTLDLLPCILKYDVLNKGTTIAIQELRNSEIVSTSKHVQIKIFAEELMGMEKSLNYTNVRVNVPSSSSSSSSSSSRFIRLKEGHVKFNYRYFDNKLQRTEDTEDFSCPLCYLRCASYKGLRCHLLASHDLFNYEFSALEHCLAVNVSLNYDTWRTEIIGDDVDPRLQTFYLRCKRYKHTSPEVACFEEYQGAESPALANNADPPVFAMDVDPPVFAMDADPPVFAMDADPLVLAMDVGPPVLANDTYPPNLTIDADPPVLAIDADPPILAIDMDPPVLAIDADQPILPIDADPPVLAMDADPPVLVKDADQPVLAIDADPPLLAKDADPPVLAIDADPPAIATDADQIFLESETPLGDIEFLKKADGNSATISGVANENVVSNPDPDCVPPISEHDYVTPAVPQADNAAKLDDQSKARLVGRKFYHSHKAQEMSIGEVLSDYDSENEIDPEVEDIEERMRLNLHDVSKEEKEFMFMWNSFIRKQRVLVDSHVRWACKAFSILHGAELVKSRELSWFWRMFRLKLYNFGLIDGKVMNDCSIILEQYEKQKSNPEIPIANINSILLTPRKSKRRK